Part of the Streptomyces sp. RFCAC02 genome is shown below.
AGGCCGCCGACATCCGCGACGCGGTGCGGCCCGACGAGGTCCTGTTCGTCGTGGACGCCATGATCGGCCAGGACGCCGTGACGACGGCCGAGGCGTTCCGCGACGGTGTGGGCTTCGACGGGGTCGTGCTCTCCAAGCTCGACGGCGACGCGCGTGGCGGCGCGGCCCTGTCCATCGCGCAGGTCACCGGCCGCCAGATCATGTTCGCCTCCAACGGCGAGAAGCTGGACGAGTTCGACGCGTTCCACCCCGACCGGATGGCGTCCCGCATCCTCGGCATGGGCGACGTCCTCAGCCTCATCGAGCAGGCCGAGCGCACCTTCAGCCAGGAGGAGGCCGAGGCGCTCGCCGGCAAGCTGGCCAAGGGGCCGAAGGAGTTCACGCTCGACGACTTCCTGTCCCAGATGGAGCAGGTCCGCAAGATGGGCTCCCTGTCCAAGCTGCTCGGCATGATGCCGGGCATGGGGCAGATGCGCGAGCAGATCAACAACCTCGACGAGCGCGAGGTCGACCGGACCGCCGCGATCATCAAGTCGATGACCCCGGGCGAGCGCGCCGACCCGAAGATCATCAACGGCTCGCGGCGCGCCCGTATCGCACGGGGCTCCGGTGTGGACGTCTCGGCGGTCAAGGGCCTGGTCGAGCGGTTCTTCGAGGCCCGCAAGATGATGTCCCGCATGGCCCAGGGCGGCGGCATGCCCGGCATGCCTGGCATCCCCGGGATGGGCGGCGGCCGGCGCAAGGGTGGCAAGCAGCAGGCGAAGCGCGGCAAGGGCGCCCGGCGCTCGGGCAACCCGATGAAGCGCCGCGAGGAGGACCAGCGCCGCTCCGACGGCGCCGCGGGCACGGACCCGGCGGACTTCGAACTGCCCAAGGAGTTCCGCGACATGCTGTGACGGCGGCGTGGCGGGCGCCCGGGGTCCGTACCGGCTCCGCGCGCCCGCCGCACGCAAACCGATTCACGTTCGGCCCGCCGTGTTCCGTACGATGTCGCGCATGGCAAAGGCTCCCGTACTCACACCCCAGGCGGATGACTTCCCGCGCTGGTACCAGGACGTAGTCAGCAAGGCCGAGCTGGCCGAGGGCGGCCCGGTGCGCGGCACCATGGTCATCCGACCGTACGGCTACGGGCTGTGGGAGCGGATGCAGGCCGAGATGGACGCCCGCATCAAGGCCGCCGGCGCGCGCAACGCGTATTTCCCCCTGCTCATCCCCCAGTCGTTCATGACCAAGGAGGCCGAGCACGTCGAGGGCTTCGCGCCCGAGCTCGCGGTCGTGACCCACGGGGGCGGCAAGCAGTTGGAGGAGGCCGCCGTGGTGCGGCCCACCTCCGAGATGGTCATCAACGCGTCCTTCGCCCGCTGGGTGCAGAGCTACCGCGACCTCCCGCTGCTGATCAACCAGTGGGCGAACGTCGTCCGCTGGGAGATGCGGCCGCGCGTCTTCCTGCGGACCACCGAGTTCCTCTGGCAGGAGGGGCACACCGCGCACGCCACGTACGAGGACGCCCGCGACTACGCGTCCCGCATCCACCGCGAGGTCTACGCCGACTTCATGGTGAACGTCCTCGCCATGGACGTCGTGCTCGGCGCCAAGTCGCCCTCCGAGCGGTTCGCCGGCGCGATCAACACCCGCACGCTCGAAGCGATGATGGGTGACGGCAAGGCCCTCCAGATGGGCACGAGCCACGAGCTCGGCCAGAACTTCGCCCGCGCCTTCGACACCCGCTACCTGTCCAAGGACGGCAATCGCGAGCTGGTCTGGCAGACCTCCTGGGGCACGTCGACCCGCATGGTCGGCGGCCTCATCATGTCCCACGGCGACGACAACGGCCTGCGCATCCCGCCGCGCCTCGCGCCCGTGCAGGCCGTCGTCCTCGCCATCAAGGACGACCCGGAGGTCCTGGCGAAGGTCCACGAGATCGGCGCCGCGCTCACGGCCGCCGGCGTCCGCGTCGAGGTGGACGACCGCACCGACACCCCGTTCGGACGCCGCGCCGTGGACTGGGAGCTGAAGGGCGTCCCCGCGCGCGTCGAGGTCGGCCCGCGCGACGTGGCCGCGGGCAACGCCGTCCTCGTCCGCCGCATCCCCGGCGGCAAGGAGTCCGTCTCCATCGAGTCGCTGCCCCGGCTGCTGCCCGGCCTCCTGGAGGAGGACCAGGCCCTGCTGCTGCGCCAGTCCCGCGAGCGCCGCGAGGCCCGCACGAGCGATGTGGCGACCCTGGAGGAGGCCGTCGAGGCCGCCCGCGCCGGCGGGTGGGCGCGGGTGCCGTGGTCGCTGGTCGGCGCCGACGGCGAGGCGCGGCTCGCGCAGGACGCGGTGTCGGTGCGCTGCCTGGTCGGGGAGGACGGGTCCGTCCCCGAGACGGAGGACCAGCCGGGCCTCCTGGCGGTCGTCGGCCGGGCGTACTGAGGCGCACGGAGGCGTACGGAAGGCCCGCGCGGCGCGCCCGCGCGGGCCGGTCCCGCGGCCACCGGAGAGACCAACTGACCGGTAAGTGCAAATTCGTGGACTTGACCCGGAATCGGAACACCCCGGGGATCTCGCTCGTTAGGTAGACGTGAGCACGACACCACCAGTTCTCGCCGCCGAGCTGGCACACGCGTGGGCCGACATTCAACGGCACCACCCGGAGCTGCCGGACCTGGCCGCACCAGAATCCCTGATCGGAGAGTCGTCGTCCGCCTGCGGCTCCGAGCTCTCCTTCGAACGGCTCCTGCACGAGGCCGTGCACGGCATCGCCGCCGCCCGGGGTGTCCGCGACACCTCGCGCGCCGGCCGCTACCACAACCGCCGTTTCCTCGCGATCGCCGAGGAGCTGGGGCTCGAGCACGTGGAGGACCCCCACCCCAGCAGCGGTTTCTCCCTCGTCGCCATGACGCCGGAGACCCGCCGCAGGTACCGGCCCACGGCCGAGCGGCTGGCCCGTGCCCTCAAGGCGCACAACGCCGCCACCGCCACCGACACCAAGCGCAGCTTCCGCGGTCCCGCCGCGCGGCACGGCTCCTCGGGCGGCGGTGTCCGCGTCAAGGCCGTCTGCGAGTGCGGGCGCAACGTCCGCGTCGTCCCGTCGGTCCTGGCCCAGGCGCCCATCGTCTGCGGTGCCTGCAAGAAGCCCTTCCAGATCGTCGAGGCCATGGCCGCCGCCGCACCGCACTGACGGCCTGTGGCACAATGGGCGGCTGAACTCGGCAGTCGCACAGGACCCTCTCTCCTCCGGCTGGCGCGTCCATCGGGCCCGCGGCGCCGCACCCCCACGCGGAGACCGGCTGAGGCCCATCACGTCAACACGCAGGAGACACCACACCCGTGGCCGTCAAGATCAA
Proteins encoded:
- the proS gene encoding proline--tRNA ligase — encoded protein: MAKAPVLTPQADDFPRWYQDVVSKAELAEGGPVRGTMVIRPYGYGLWERMQAEMDARIKAAGARNAYFPLLIPQSFMTKEAEHVEGFAPELAVVTHGGGKQLEEAAVVRPTSEMVINASFARWVQSYRDLPLLINQWANVVRWEMRPRVFLRTTEFLWQEGHTAHATYEDARDYASRIHREVYADFMVNVLAMDVVLGAKSPSERFAGAINTRTLEAMMGDGKALQMGTSHELGQNFARAFDTRYLSKDGNRELVWQTSWGTSTRMVGGLIMSHGDDNGLRIPPRLAPVQAVVLAIKDDPEVLAKVHEIGAALTAAGVRVEVDDRTDTPFGRRAVDWELKGVPARVEVGPRDVAAGNAVLVRRIPGGKESVSIESLPRLLPGLLEEDQALLLRQSRERREARTSDVATLEEAVEAARAGGWARVPWSLVGADGEARLAQDAVSVRCLVGEDGSVPETEDQPGLLAVVGRAY
- the ffh gene encoding signal recognition particle protein, translating into MFDTLSDRLAATFKNLRGKGRLSEADIDATAREIRIALLEADVALPVVRAFIKQVKERALGTEVSRALNPAQQVIKIVNEELVGILGGETRRLRFAKNPPTVIMLAGLQGAGKTTLAGKLGRWLKGQGHTPLLVACDLQRPNAVNQLSVVAERAGVAVFAPEPGNGVGDPVKVAEDSITHARDKQYDVVVVDTAGRLGIDEELMRQAADIRDAVRPDEVLFVVDAMIGQDAVTTAEAFRDGVGFDGVVLSKLDGDARGGAALSIAQVTGRQIMFASNGEKLDEFDAFHPDRMASRILGMGDVLSLIEQAERTFSQEEAEALAGKLAKGPKEFTLDDFLSQMEQVRKMGSLSKLLGMMPGMGQMREQINNLDEREVDRTAAIIKSMTPGERADPKIINGSRRARIARGSGVDVSAVKGLVERFFEARKMMSRMAQGGGMPGMPGIPGMGGGRRKGGKQQAKRGKGARRSGNPMKRREEDQRRSDGAAGTDPADFELPKEFRDML